The Liolophura sinensis isolate JHLJ2023 chromosome 8, CUHK_Ljap_v2, whole genome shotgun sequence sequence CCAGAATCCATAGCAGCTTCTTCTCCTCTTCATCAGTAATGGCTATCGAGTAAAAGCAGGTGTCAATATCATCAGTCTTCTACTTACTGCACTTATTTGCAACATCATATTTTTGGCTGATTTATTTGCAGATTTGTGTTTTAGAAAACATGCGCTGTGTTATCACCGGTTTTAAGATATGGTTAATAATCAGAAAAGTTTCAGAGAAATAACTGatttcaactcctctcttttgATTATCCTCAAAAATTACAAATGAACATTGGACATTAAGTGAACAATTATATCTATGTCTACAGGTTCAATACACTGAACTGTTTATGTTTAAGTCTGTGGAAAAACCGGATAGCGTGTTTATAATGCAAGAGTTTGgcaaaaaaacaatttttcagtcatatgatgacgaaggaatccttagagtgcatgaacgtgtaatgtacctccttgttgcaggacggatttccactcatattttatctagtgccgcttcactgagacgacttaccaaaggcaagtacgCCGCCAGCctgagcaattatactgataatatccccttaatgctgaacgccatgtgAGTAAGCTActgcttcctcttttaaagtcttaggtgtgacccgacccggatTGATCCTTGATCAACTGCTCCTGAAGCATTCGCTGTACCAACTTTATAATGCGAGAAAATTCACGAACAACACAGCATCCTTCTATGTACTGCTTACCAAAttacataagtttatgttttttttttcactggtcTTTTACACTCCACTTCAGAATTATTCACATGTCTGATAGTGAACGGTGTACGAATGGAAAGGACTGGCTTTCACTAGGTATGTGGCTCACCCACTGACATGATAAAGCCACAGCCCAATCAGTGAGAGCTGGACTCAAACAGACAACCTCATTGGCCAAGGACTAGGGAACTTTCTTGTCCTTTCTGTCAGCAAGGGTCCTAACTGCAGTTTACATTAACCACTCACCTTGTGTTGATGTCAGGATGTAGTAACAGTGCTCTGTCTGCAAAACAGAGACATCTTTCTTCAGTAAGCCTTTTATTCTGCTCTTCAGCAGTTTTGTTGTCCCTTCACTCAGAGCAGGCTGTTTGTAGATTTTCTGGATTGTCATCACCTACAACACATCTCATTTATCAGGTGTAATACTTTTGTAAAATTCAGTAGATCCACTGATAAGTTTCACAAAACCTACAGGCAGATAAAACTATGAgaaattttgactcaatattttttattttatagtctGAAATGATAAACGGCTGAATAATAAGTCAAAATGAGGTTTTCACTTTTGAGGTTACACTGTATGCATACTTATGGCATTAACAATTAAACCACCTATCTGCAGTATTCACAAATATTTGTTGTTGGCTGGAATATAGCTACTCCATTCTAACTGGCACAATATGACTTTGCTAAAAAATCAGTTACAACAAAATGGTTTGCTAACGTACACTGGGAAACTTGATAATCTGTTATTCATAGCCTAAGCTTATTGCTTTAATTAGGTAAGATCTACATGTTGTAATTTCAGGCAAATGTTTAGGTCATGTTAGGTACTTGGGGGTCACTGATTTTGACCTTATGGTACAAAAACGGCTGGGGTGTAAAAACGTTCTGAGGGTATCGCCATGACACTCTAATGTCGCGTGCGAGGCAATCCAGCAATCCAGCGATCTAGCTAAGCAGTCtactattgttgttgttgcagcgcAAGCTAACCAATTTCCGTTATTAGTCAATTTGCAATGCGATGATCAAAACAGCGCAGTTGCACCAGTAAAGCCAGCTAGAAACAATACACCACATGAGGATAACATAAAAAAAGGCTACATCCAATGACAGCGACAATGCTTTCGTGTTTTGTTGATCTGCGCCGTGCTGCAAGAAAATCGGTCACGCTGTTACAGATTTAGTGTAACTCCACCATGTAGGTGTCGTTCGTCTGTGAATAGTAGTTTAAGCTAACAAAACAGACCGATGACAGTTGGGAGCGTGCTCCTGACAGTATACGCCAGTACCACAGTACCACGCATTAACTTGTCAATATCAGCTTACGTTCTGTGCAGACCCCTTTTTACGTTTCACACTTGTTGATCCACACGTTATTTCGCGCTAGAAATTACTTCGGGTCTCTTCGGCAAAAGTCGGAAATCAATCGAGAGTTACCCCCCCCTCGATTACTTTCGGCATATGTCTTaccatgtacaaaacaataaaaaagtaaaaactaaataaataaacgcataaatgaaaaataaaacccaCCTTCTTCAAAAGAAATTCTAAATTTGTGGATTCGCCTTCCCTTTTTTCCTGACATGCCACATCAGTTTTCGAAGACTACAAAAGCGAGTGTTTAATAGAATGCAattcaaaattgatttttttctgcCCTATAAAACTATTCCTTTGAGTGTCGTTTTATGCTGCacacaagtatatttcacttatataacagtggCCAGTATTAAGGAAGGAAGAAACTGTGCAGAGCTCATGAGAAGAAAGTTATCAAattatgtatgtaagtatgatTGAGATTTAAAGTTGTACaggtacttcacaatttttcagtcatatgacgagaagtcattagttAACCAACCAGTCCCGTTACCTTCCTCTAAGCTCTAAGTGCTGAgaaccaagcgaggcagcaacaagtaccatcgTTGATATGATGATATGATAAAAATCTTGGATATGACCCCACTCAGGTGTGATCCTGGGTTTCccgacactctaaccattaggcccaCTGATGTGGTAGTTATTATAAGTCATTATCCTAACCTTTAGGTTTAATTGTCACCCACAGACCAAAAGTTGTCAATGGTGGAATAGCCAGTACAGCTGGAAATGTCATTGGTGGATTAGTCAGTACAGttggaaatgttgttggtggaaTAGCCAGTACAGCTGGAAATGTCATTGGTGGATTAGTCAGTACAGCTGGAAATGTCATTGGTGGATTAGTCAGTACAGttggaaatgttgttggtggaaTAGCCAATACAGCtggaaatgttgttggtggaaTAGCCAGTACAGCTGGAAATGTCACTGATGGATTAGTCAGTACTGAAAATGTTGTTGGTGGAATGGCCAGTACAGTTGGAAATGTCATTGGTGGATTAGTCAGTACAGCtggaaatgttgttggtggaaTAGCCAGTACAGCTGGAAATGCCATTGGTGGATTAGTCAGTACAGCtggaaatgttgttggtggaaTAGCCAATACAGCTGAAAATGTTGTTGGTGGAATAGCCAGTACAGCTGGAAATGTCACTGGTGGATTAGTCAGTACTGAAAATGTTGTTGGTGGAATTGACAATACAGTTGGAAATGTCATTGGTGGATTAGCCAGTACAGttggaaatgttgttggtggAGTAGCCAGTACAGCtggaaatgttgttggtggaaTAGCCAATACAGttggaaatgttgttggtggaaTAGCCAGTACAGCTGAAAATGTCATTGGTGGATTAGCCAGTACAGTTGGAAATGTTGTTAGGGGAATAGCCAATACAGttggaaatgttgttggtggaaTGGCCAGTACAGCTGGAAATGTCACTGGTGGATTAGTCAGTACAGttggaaatgttgttggtggaaTAGCCAATACAGCTGAAAATGTTGTTGGTGGAATAGCCAGTACAGCTGGAAATGTCATTGGTGGATTAGTCAGTACAGttggaaatgttgttggtgTAGTAGCCAGTACAGCTGGAAATGTCATTGGTGGGTTAGTCAGTACAGCTGGAAATGTCATTGGTGGATTAGTCAGTACAGCtggaaatgttgttggtggaaTAGCCAATACAGTTGGAAATGTCACTGGTGGATTAGTCAGTACAGttggaaatgttgttggtggaaTTGACAGTACAGttggaaatgttgttggtggaaTTGACAGTACAGCTGGAAATGTTGTTGATGGAATTGACAGTACAGCtggaaatgttgttggtggATAAGCCAGTACAGCTGGAAATGTCACTGGTGGATTAGTCAGTACAGttggaaatgttgttggtgTAGTAGCCAGTACAGCTGGAAATGTCATTGGTAGGTTAGTCAGTACAGCTGGAAATGTCATTGGTGGATTAGCCAGTACAGCtggaaatgttgttggtggaaTAGCCAATACAGTTGGAAATGTTGTTGATGGAATGGCCAGTACAGCTGGAAATGTCACTGGTGGATTAGTCAGTACAGttggaaatgttgttggtggaattgattttttttttttttttttttgattggtgttttacgctgtactcaagaatatttcatttatacgacggcggccagcattatggtgggtggaaaccgggcacagcccggaggaaacccacgaccatccacaggttgctggcagaccttctcacgtacggccggagaggaagccagcatgagctggacttgaactcacagcgaccgcattggtgagagactcctgggtcattacgctgcgctagcgctttaaccgactgagccacggaggcccctggtgGAATTGACAGTACAGttggaaatgttgttggtggaaTTGACAGTACAGCTGGAAATGTTGTTGATGGATTAGCCAGTACAGCTGGAAATGTCACTGGTGGATTAGTCTGTACAGttggaaatgttgttggtggaaTAGCCAATACAGCTGGAAATGTTGGTGGAATAGCCAGTACAGCTGGAAATGTCTTTGGTGGATAAGTCAGTACAGTTGGAAATGTTGTCGGTGGAATAGCCAGTACAGCTGGAAATGTCATTGGTGGAGTAGCCAGTACAGCTGGAAATGTCACAGGTGGATTAGTCAGTACAGttggaaatgttgttggtggaaTAGCCAGTACAGCTGGAAATGTCATTGGTGGATTAGTCAGTACAGttggaaatgttgttggtggATTAGTCAGTACAGCtggaaatgttgttggtggaaTGGCCAGTACAGTTAGAAATGTCATTGGTGGATTAGTCAGTACAGCtggaaatgttgttggtggaaTGGCCAGTACAGTTAGAAATATCATTGGTGGATTAATCAGTACAGttggaaatgttgttggtggATTAGCCAGTACAGCTGGAAGTGTTGTTGGTGGAATAGCCAGTACAGTTGGAAATGTTGTCGGTGGATTAGTCAGTACAGCTGGAAATGTTGTTGGTGTAGTAGCCAGTACAACTGGAAATGTCATTGGTGGATTAGTCAGTGCATCTGGAAATGTTGGTGGAATAGCCAGTACAGCtggaaatgttgttggtggaaTGGCCAGTACAGCTGGAAATGTCATTGGTGGATTAGTCAGTACAGttggaaatgttgttggtgAAATAGCCAGTACAGCtggaaatgttgttggtggaaTAGCCAATACAGCTGGAAATGTCATTGGTGGATTAGTCAGTACAGttggaaatgttgttggtggaatagccagtacagctggaaatgttgttggtggaaTAGCCAGTACAGCTGGAAATGTGAAAGACCAATCacatcaaaaaattaaaaaaaatattttcactgtatCCTGATCCAGTCTGCTTGTAGGAGGATAGTCCAGCCAAATTTGTACTGCTACCTCACTGGAttgccatgccaaagacaccaaatgATACTGAGGCCAGTTAGGGTACACTAAGAACCACCAAGCTTTGTACCATGTGAAGTGTAACATCCTGATATAAGCACTATGACTGAGGAAAATCAACTATAAAGCCATTCGCTGAATTCATAAAATGGTTTTACTATATACTAGTACAAGcataacaaacatacatacaggatatatgtatgcaaacaTCTTCATTAAAATGTCACAATGAAATtatcaatgtatatgtatctatacatggcTGATGAAATGAGAGAATTACTTGAGCAATGCTGACAACATGATTCATAATATCACAAGGTTGTCTCAGATCATGACAGTGCCCCTTAACTACTTCAATGGCTGGGGATTTAATCAATTAGCCAATCGAGAAGGTGTTTTAATCATTTACGCTGCCCAATCGAGAAGGTGTTTTAATCATTCAGGCTGCCCAATCGAGAAGGTGTTTTAATCATTTAGGTGATCCAATCAAGGTGTTTTAATCATTTAGGCTGCCCAATTGAGAAGGCGTTTTAATCACTTAGGTGATCCAATCAAGAAGGTGTTTTAATCATTTAGGCTGCCCAATCGAGAAGGTGTTTTAATCATTTAGGCTGCCCAATCGAGAAGGTGTCTTAATCATTGAGGTGATCCAATCGAGAAGGTGTTTTAATCATTTAGGCTGCCCAATCAAGAAGGTGTTTTAGTCATTTAGGTGACCCAGCCGTGTTTTGAATAATGCTGGTCATAACACAACTGATAAGACTCAGCTACCATTTAGAAGCACTGAGTTGCACAACAAAACAGTCAAGACATTGTCTCATACAACTGAAGAACCGCAGAGTCTGTGGACTGAATGTGTTTCCGGAGATCAGaaagaaattcttgaaaatgcTTTTGCGAAATGACATCGTCTTTCCGTAGACgttgaacatttttttgcaTGCATGAGAAGCCATGGCGGATATCCTGCACAGCATCAGTGGAGTGGCCCTGAACAATGTCATCTGATTGCACCTCCATTATGTCATCATCTCTGATGCAGTTATCAAGTAGTTCGGAGAGTTTAGACGTGGAAAATTCTGCTTCCTGTCTCAGCATCTGCCGCAGTCTGTGAAGACTCCTAACACTGACAGCCTCGCTCTGAGCCTCTGGTATCATGGCAACATCATCAGGAAGGACATGATAGAGGTAATGCAAGACGGACCACAGTTGAGACTTGtttctgtcagaaaaaaatttgaaatcatcAGTGATAAAGTAACTCTTAGCTTTCCCACTCAACGATCCTCCCTCCCAAAAGAATTcaacagaaagaaacaaaaatggtGACCAAGTTTCTCATGTCAGATCTTACTTTTTTGCATATCTACCTTTTTGTTGCTTTACACCATACTATTAGCACATTTTTACTCACATGATCCTGTCCATGTTTATGGGTAGGAGAAAcagagtgcccagagtacaCCACTGAAATGTAATGAGTAACTGGAAAATTCTCCCAAATCTGACATGATCAGAATCACTGCTCCTCACCGAGTTCTCATCAACAATGGAAGCTGGTGATCAGCATCACTGTTCCTCTCCGAGTTCTCATCAACAATGGAAGCTGGTGATCAGCATCACTGCTCCTCATAGAGATCTCATCAATAATGGAAGCTGGTGATCAGAATCACTGCTCCTCACAGGGATCTCATCAACAATGGAAGCTGGTGATCAGCATCACTTCTCCTCACAGAGATCTCGTGAACAATGGAAGCTGGTGATCAGCATCACTTCTCCTCATAGAGATCTCATCAACAATGGAAGCTGGTGATCAGCATCACTTCTCCTCACAGAGATCTCATCAACATTGGACGCTGGTGATCAGCATCACTTCTCCTCACAGAGATCTCATCAACAATGGAAGCTGGTGATCAGCATCACTTCTCCTCATAGAGATCTCATCAACAGTGGAAGCTGGGGATCAGCATCACTTCTCCTCATAGAGATCTCATCAACAATGGAAGCTGGTGATCAGCATCACTTCTCCTCACAGAGATCTCATCAACATTGGAAGCTGGTGATCAGCATCACTTCTCCTCACAGAGATCTCATCAACAATGGAAGCTGGTGATCAGCATCACTTCTCCTCATAGAGATCTCATCAACAGTGGAAGCTGGGGATCAGCATCACTTCTCCTCATAGAGATCTCATCAACAATGGAAGCTGGTGATCAGCATCACTTCTCCTCATAGAGATCTCATCAACAATGAAAGCTGGTGATCAGAATTACTGCTCCTCACCGAGTTCTCATCAACAATGGAAGCTGGTGATCAGAATCACTTCTCCTCACACAGATCTCATCAACAATGGAAGCTGGTGATCACAATCACTGCTCCTCACTGAGTTCTCATCAACAATGGAAGCTGGTGATCAGCATCACTGCTCCTCATAGAGATCTCATCAATAATGGAAGCTGGTGATCAGCATCACTGCTCCTCTCCGAGATCTCATGAACACTGGAAGCTGGTGATCAGCACCACTTCTCCTCACCGAGATCTTGTGAACAATGGAACCTGGCGATCAGCATCACTTCTCCTCACAGAGATCTTGTGAACAATGGAAGCTGGTTATCAGCATCACTTCTCCCCAAAGAGATCTCATCAATAATGGAAGCTGGTGATCAGCATCACTTCTCATCATAGAGATCTCATCAACAATGGAAGCTGGGGATCAGCATCACTTCTCATCACCGAGTTCTCATCAACAATGGAAGCTGGTGATCAGCATCACTTCTCATCACCAAGATCTCATCAACAATGGAAGCTGGTGATCAGCATCACTTCTCATCATAGAGATCTCATCAACAATGGAAGCTGGTGATCAGCATCACTTCTCATCACCAAGATCTCATCAACAATGGAAGCTGGTGATCAGCATCACTTCTGCTCACCAAGATCTCATCAACAATGGAAGCTGGTGATCAGCATCACTTCTGCTCACCGAGATCTCACCAACAATGGAAGCTGGTGATCAGCATCACTTCTCATCGCCAAGATCTCATCAACAATGGAAGCTGGTGATCTGCATCAATTCTGCTCACCGAGATCTCATCAACAATGGAAGCTGGTGATCAGCATCACTTCTCATCACCAAGATCTCATGAACAAAGGAAGCTGGTGATCAGCATCATTTCTCCTCACAGAGATCTCATGAACAATGGAAGCTGGTGATCAGCATCACTTCTCATCACCAAGATCTCATGAACAATGGAAGCCCGGGAAATTTCCTGCCTGAGTCTAACCACCGACCCTGAAGTGCACGTGCCTTGGAAGTGAGGAACTGTTTCCtcagaaaatatacaaacagcTGAAATATTAGATTAGCTATTTTGATGGAATAGATACAGGTCAAGAAAATAAGCTAGAGCCTACACCCTTTCTCCTAGCTTGAGACTTACCTGAACATGACCTTCAGCAATGGCtgccttgttgttgttgttgtcagctGAAGTCTGACCCACCTCAAGTGGTCAAGTCCCTGGGGACACAGATAACAGTCATACAGAGGCTGGTGAGTCAAGCCAGCCCTGGTCAGTGCTGTGGCCACACTGGTCAGTGCTGGTGGAGTGGATATGACAGACAGTCTAACACCAGACTGCACCGCATCCAGGGACAGGCGGGATCTGTACACCTCCACATCTACAACACAAGACACAATCAATACTCCTGATTTAGTTTGAAGTATATTTTCTACAATTGTGAAGTGAATTTCATATGACAAGGGTAAAGTCTGTGacatgatataaaaaaaacaagacagccCTAGGAGATGCCGGCAGTATCCCTTGTCAAATGGCAAACTGCCTCCAGAAAAGATCCACTCAATATCTCTAGAGAGAGGCTGTCAAAACGTTAGCATGTACACTGAGGTGACATGACACTACTGTTGTGGTCACATTCAGCCATTTACTATGCCCACTCAGTGTTGTCCTGTAACTAACATTCTGACAGATGTATCACACTGAACAGTTCACATAAATGATGGCAACGTTGAAGCTTGAAGACAATAGGCCTTCAGCAAGTAACTGGCACACTTTCTGACACCTGCGCTCAACTTCCAAACAGAAAGCTCAATGTGTATGCCAAATAGAAAGCTATATGTGTATGCCAAATAGAAAGCTATATGTGTATGCCAAACAGAAAGCTCAATGTGTATGCCAAACAACAAGCTCAATGTGTATGCCAAACAGAAGGATAAATGTGTATGCCAAATAGAAAGCTCAATGTGTATGCCAAACAACAAGCTCAATGTGTATGCCAAACAGAAGGATAAATGTGTATGCCAAACAGGAAGCTCAATGTGTATGCCAAACAAAAAGCTCAATGTGTATGCCAAACAGAAGGATAAATGTGTATGCCAAATAGAAAGCTCAATGTGTATGCCAAATAGAAAGTTCAACGTGTATGCCACAGTGACTTATTTCGTTTCGATTGacaccatactccagaatttgtcacttcaactTCTTAAGCAATTTCACAGGCCCTAAAAGGGTTGAAACCTGTTTATTACCACCATGGCCCCAGGAGAGACGAGGGAATCTCCAACCCTGTCTCTTCTTAGCACTTAGTACAAGACGACTACATGAACATGCAGAGAGTTTATTCTGTCATACTTGATATAGTTCATatttcagtttacatgtacctagttCTCTTTTCTTGGAAGAAGATCTCAGATCTATGGCCTTTCGATTTTCAAACAGATCTTCTTTAGAGAACTCGACCTTTCCACAAAACACTGTAAACGTTTGTTTCCCTCTGTTTTGATTCCCGAGTTTTCCACATGAAAACGTTAGAAACAGTAACAAGTGATCTGTTACAGTCACACCAAAGAGAGGCTGTGACAGGACACATAGCACTGTGGTTGTCTCCCCTGGTTTGAGTTTgtcaccatcctgattttcttCTGACAGTTCTAATCTTGGAAATTTGAAGGCCACTGGTTGGTAGATCCAATCATCATCACGAGACAAGGTCACTGATTGGCTGGCATAGAGGTTTGTTTTCACTGGCCAGACAGACTTGGACAGCTGGTTTTCCTTCTCAAGACCAACATGTGATGGTAAACAGGCAGAGAGGGCTAACTGGCCTAATTCTCTGAAACATAgggttatattatttatacatcagtgaaatcccagtatttaCTTCACTGATAATCTTCACTAGATAGATGTCACTTtggttattacattttgctattacactgctggagaccttgacccaTGGACCATGCCTCGTGGACCGCATCACAAGGCCCTGCACTTCAGTGCAATATATAGTTCGCGCATATGAATGGAATCAGAAATACGACACAGATgccacattgcttatttttttcacgtaTGGAGCAGATAAACTTAtaagcatttatatacatgtaaagaaaatgtcaggatataaataataaatagaatattgcacagtgaaggttgaatgccataaatattgttctcgtgaaaggtaaaaaatgataacccacttgATGCTTCGCGTCCCGTTGGTTATCATTTACACCTGTCACTCTAACAATATTTATGGCATTCAGCCTTCagtgtgcaatatcctctatataatacatgcagtattgtttaacatacatgtaaaattgttttGCATACAAGCTGTATTATTCAAATACATGTCGTTTAGTTTACAATACACCTTAGTattgtttaaaatacatgtagcttttttgaaaatacatggaacaatgtttaaaatacatgtagtgtacttCTGCCAACTAATATCTTTATATAATGTATCTGCCCACATACTTGTCTGACATGTTACATACTTGTCTGACATGTTACACACTTCCACCCCGATGACCCAACATCCATCACATAGCCTCTGCCACGTGTCCTTCACCTCCAGCGACGTTCCTCCAATGGGAGGTTCTGATACAGTCATGTAACCAGAGGAACCAAAGTTTTCAGGGTGTCCTAGCAGAGGCACCAAAGAAGGCTGACCAAAGAAAAAGAATTTTTGAGATTAGCCAAGTGTTATTCAACATTTAAACTGATTAACATTCCAACATGTATGTGGCAGACATCAGCCAAAAACACAGAATAACATGGTTTCCTTTCTAGGTCTGCCTAAGTTCTGGTTTCCTATATCTTTGCGCGTCTTGGTTATAAAAATTGGCCACTGCTGCCAGCAGTTTGCGTCTTATCAATATCATTTCAGTGAAATGTCAATGGCATATGTAGAGCCCAAAATTTGGCTTCATGTCACAAATACTCCTCCCAAAACTTCCTCCTAAAGAACAGGTGATTTACCTAAGGAGCAATCATTGTCACCCAAAAGTTCACACTTCGGGCAAAAAACTCTCACTGGCTTGTCGCTGAAACCATGGTGCAGAGACCTGTATTCAAACCAAACTTTAGCATTTATTAAAtaacacattttccttgattctgatcgATTCATCCACCTAATGTCATATTTTGTTTTGctaattttttattaaaaaaaatgttggcattaaatataacattttaagaCCCTCacatgcttctgaaagtgcatttttacacaccaaagtTTCAGTAAAACACAGTATCCAAGACAGGCCCCCGAGACATGGACTGCGCAATTCCGTCTATTATTAACTAA is a genomic window containing:
- the LOC135472374 gene encoding calpain clp-1-like, which translates into the protein MASTVGNVIGGLVSTAGNVVGGIASTAGNAIGGLVSTAGNVVGGIANTAENVVGGIASTAGNVTGGLVSTENVVGGIDNTVGNVIGGLASTVGNVVGGVASTAGNVVGGIANTVGNVVGGIASTAENVIGGLASTVGNVVRGIANTVGNVVGGMASTAGNVTGGLVSTVGNVVGGIANTAENVVGGIASTAGNVIGGLVSTVGNVVGVVASTAGNVIGGLVSTAGNVIGGLVSTAGNVVGGIANTVGNVTGGLVSTVGNVVGGIDSTVGNVVGGIDSTAGNVVDGIDSTAGNVVGG
- the LOC135472782 gene encoding uncharacterized protein LOC135472782 isoform X2, with amino-acid sequence MMKRDVSEVIVDDFLENGTDQLMLLHATSSTWPPSGWSLTDLGPNFVDCVKQCASSSCSNQEDMSSIQAALKALQMRLQSDINRLVELTSEAHDRQRLVELGCDVVNRLTLNHDSVIPDQPSLVPLLGHPENFGSSGYMTVSEPPIGGTSLEVKDTWQRLCDGCWVIGVEVCNMSDKELGQLALSACLPSHVGLEKENQLSKSVWPVKTNLYASQSVTLSRDDDWIYQPVAFKFPRLELSEENQDGDKLKPGETTTVLCVLSQPLFGVTVTDHLLLFLTFSCGKLGNQNRGKQTFTVFCGKVEFSKEDLFENRKAIDLRSSSKKRELDVEVYRSRLSLDAVQSGVRLSVISTPPALTSVATALTRAGLTHQPLYDCYLCPQGLDHLRWVRLQLTTTTTRQPLLKVMFRNKSQLWSVLHYLYHVLPDDVAMIPEAQSEAVSVRSLHRLRQMLRQEAEFSTSKLSELLDNCIRDDDIMEVQSDDIVQGHSTDAVQDIRHGFSCMQKNVQRLRKDDVISQKHFQEFLSDLRKHIQSTDSAVLQLYETMS